A single region of the bacterium genome encodes:
- a CDS encoding ATP-binding cassette domain-containing protein: MKVLTVKNITKTFGDFTAVDDITFSIDEGVVFGFIGPNGAGKTTTIRMIMNIIIPDSGKVAIMGNENARTASDLIGYLPEERGMYRKMKVKDLLLFLGELKSRPKSFLKKEIDYWLERMELTEWKNKKIDELSKGMQQKIQFVGTVLHKPKLLILDEPFGGLDPINQILIKDLLLELKKKGTTIIFSTHVMETAEKLCEELILINKGKQLLYGRLSKIKENFGRKHLLMEYDGKDDFLKSSKDIEKFDNYGNMVEISITQDGNAQTVLKSAMQNAVIKKFEIKEPSLNEIFVESVGQSDQGGEV; this comes from the coding sequence GACGATATAACTTTCTCAATTGACGAGGGAGTTGTTTTCGGATTTATCGGCCCCAACGGAGCAGGCAAAACCACAACAATCAGGATGATCATGAACATTATTATTCCTGATTCGGGAAAAGTTGCAATTATGGGCAATGAAAACGCCAGAACCGCATCAGACTTGATCGGTTATCTTCCGGAAGAGAGAGGTATGTACAGAAAGATGAAGGTAAAGGATCTTCTTCTTTTTCTCGGCGAATTGAAAAGCAGACCCAAAAGCTTTCTCAAAAAAGAGATCGACTACTGGCTTGAACGAATGGAACTTACCGAATGGAAGAATAAAAAAATTGATGAACTTTCCAAAGGAATGCAGCAGAAGATTCAATTTGTAGGCACTGTTCTTCATAAACCAAAATTACTGATCCTTGACGAACCTTTCGGCGGCTTAGACCCGATTAACCAGATTTTAATAAAAGATCTGCTTCTTGAGCTGAAGAAAAAAGGCACTACTATTATCTTTTCAACTCATGTTATGGAAACAGCAGAAAAGCTCTGCGAGGAGTTAATTTTAATCAACAAAGGGAAACAGCTTTTATACGGCAGACTCAGCAAAATAAAAGAGAATTTCGGACGCAAGCACTTGCTAATGGAGTATGATGGAAAAGATGATTTTCTTAAAAGCAGTAAAGACATAGAAAAATTCGATAATTACGGAAATATGGTTGAAATAAGCATTACACAGGATGGAAATGCTCAGACAGTGCTTAAATCTGCTATGCAGAATGCTGTTATTAAAAAATTCGAAATCAAAGAACCATCCCTGAATGAAATATTTGTTGAATCAGTGGGACAGTCAGACCAGGGAGGTGAAGTATGA
- a CDS encoding ABC transporter permease: MISKKVFAVIKREYITRFKTKGFIIGTLIFPVILVLIFGGIFIFGSIFQPSTQDIAVIDMSGKIFDKFVKLQTDTLKSGIQKYNFHKVKVYPETLDTVLAGLKHDLIVKKSIDCILVIPEDIMESKKVKYLARTVSNFEQQQSFGSSFSRIVTNSIFENMGVKPEEIRKAFAMGRVSVNTRQVTEKGVVEKSGVSGFALTYILTYVMLLLMMTYGQSVMRSVIEEKSQRITETIVSSIRPIELLIGKITGVCGLGLTQLTIFGIFLLGGIALAEPLFTKFGVQSPEVFELLKQIHFTPSLFGYMLLFFTLGYVFFSLIFAAVGAMVTSEEEGQQFQMPIIFLIMIGYFIMFTVAKNPETSQAFWASLIPIFTPMVMFARIAVSDPILPSGTFLSLGIMIVSIVLLTMAIAKIYRVGILMYGKKASLKEALKWLRYK; the protein is encoded by the coding sequence ATGATAAGCAAAAAAGTATTTGCAGTAATTAAACGTGAATATATTACCCGGTTTAAAACAAAGGGATTTATTATCGGGACATTGATTTTTCCGGTTATACTGGTTCTTATATTCGGAGGTATTTTTATATTCGGAAGTATTTTTCAGCCTTCAACTCAGGACATAGCAGTTATTGACATGAGCGGAAAAATCTTTGATAAATTTGTAAAGCTTCAGACAGATACCTTAAAAAGCGGTATCCAAAAGTATAATTTTCACAAAGTAAAAGTTTATCCCGAAACCCTTGATACTGTACTCGCAGGTTTAAAGCACGATTTGATCGTTAAAAAATCCATTGACTGCATACTGGTAATACCTGAAGATATTATGGAATCAAAAAAAGTCAAATATCTCGCAAGAACAGTAAGTAATTTTGAACAGCAGCAGTCCTTCGGGAGCTCTTTTTCCAGGATTGTGACAAATTCTATATTCGAAAATATGGGTGTAAAACCCGAGGAAATACGAAAAGCCTTTGCTATGGGGCGTGTTTCGGTCAACACCAGGCAGGTTACGGAAAAGGGAGTTGTTGAAAAAAGCGGGGTCTCAGGTTTTGCTCTGACATATATACTGACATACGTAATGCTTCTTCTAATGATGACATACGGTCAAAGCGTAATGCGAAGCGTAATAGAAGAAAAAAGCCAGAGAATAACAGAGACAATTGTATCTTCCATAAGGCCTATTGAGCTTCTCATCGGCAAGATTACAGGGGTATGCGGCCTGGGCCTGACTCAGCTTACCATATTCGGAATATTTTTACTGGGCGGTATTGCCCTTGCCGAACCGTTATTTACGAAATTCGGAGTACAATCACCGGAAGTATTCGAACTCTTAAAACAGATTCACTTTACTCCTTCGCTGTTCGGATATATGCTGCTGTTTTTTACTCTGGGTTACGTCTTCTTCTCATTGATTTTTGCAGCAGTAGGAGCGATGGTTACATCAGAAGAGGAAGGGCAGCAGTTCCAGATGCCTATTATTTTCCTTATAATGATAGGATATTTTATCATGTTCACTGTAGCTAAAAATCCGGAAACAAGCCAGGCATTCTGGGCGTCTCTTATCCCTATTTTTACTCCAATGGTAATGTTTGCACGTATTGCAGTTAGTGATCCGATTCTGCCCTCAGGGACCTTTCTGTCTCTTGGCATAATGATTGTATCCATTGTACTTCTTACAATGGCAATTGCAAAAATATACAGAGTCGGTATTTTAATGTACGGGAAAAAAGCTTCTTTAAAAGAAGCTTTAAAATGGCTCAGATATAAATAA
- a CDS encoding phospholipase — protein sequence MHNQNKLITSLLLQLLLFTTVFSKSSNQVCTGSSYDTVFTGGLTRTFRIHIPKSYINSESMPLVIALHGGGGSADAMAVLTLGGFDTLSEREGFLVVYPEGIEKHWNDGRGLKRYRTQRENTDDVAFILFLIDYLHKKYNIDRKRVYVTGMSNGAIMSFRLGCELSDKIAAIAPVAGLMPVKTFGNCRPSKHISVLIINSTDDPITPWNGGNFKLGIIRFGKGISVKQATLFWVEVNGCVTLPVVELMPDSDPGDGTRVQRIWYKGGQAGTEVILYKIKGGGHTWPGGYQYLREKIIGKACNDVNACEIIWNFFKEHKIE from the coding sequence ATGCATAATCAAAACAAACTAATTACCAGTTTATTATTACAATTATTGCTATTTACTACAGTTTTCAGTAAGAGCAGTAATCAGGTTTGTACAGGCAGCAGTTATGACACAGTTTTTACTGGCGGCCTTACGAGGACCTTTAGAATACATATTCCTAAATCATATATCAATTCCGAATCTATGCCTCTTGTTATAGCTCTTCACGGCGGCGGCGGATCAGCAGATGCAATGGCCGTTTTAACTCTCGGTGGATTTGATACTCTGTCAGAGAGAGAGGGGTTTCTTGTTGTTTATCCGGAAGGTATAGAGAAGCATTGGAATGACGGCAGAGGGCTTAAAAGATACAGAACACAGAGAGAAAATACAGATGATGTGGCGTTTATATTATTTCTGATTGATTACCTGCATAAAAAATATAACATTGACAGAAAACGTGTCTATGTAACAGGTATGTCAAACGGAGCAATTATGTCATTCCGCCTCGGGTGCGAATTATCTGACAAAATAGCGGCAATTGCGCCTGTTGCAGGATTAATGCCTGTAAAAACATTCGGTAATTGCAGACCCTCAAAACATATATCAGTACTGATAATAAACAGCACGGATGATCCCATAACCCCGTGGAACGGAGGAAATTTTAAGCTGGGAATAATTCGGTTTGGAAAGGGAATATCTGTAAAACAAGCAACTCTTTTCTGGGTTGAGGTTAACGGCTGTGTAACTCTCCCTGTTGTTGAATTGATGCCTGACTCGGATCCCGGCGATGGTACCCGTGTACAGAGAATTTGGTACAAGGGAGGTCAGGCAGGGACAGAAGTTATACTTTACAAAATTAAGGGTGGAGGCCATACATGGCCGGGAGGATATCAATACCTGAGAGAAAAAATTATCGGAAAAGCATGTAATGATGTAAATGCATGCGAAATTATATGGAATTTTTTTAAAGAACATAAAATTGAATAG
- a CDS encoding T9SS type A sorting domain-containing protein, translating into MKRNIIFFLLLILPFSVNAQIYKVPIGTSGNSYLLSVKNCKSYTVKKLKAVIDLSPEWIVFENKQVIVDSIYVKSSKNIEFIFNVLDNVQIGDTGKAELKIVGQCGQVLARKTLLFIAEPDVKGFRLYDTYPNPTNSCLNIKYSLTEAAHVKILVFNILGKKVTTLTDKDYSSGMWKLMWDGRDEKGKVVSTGVYLVSYKLSFTHRKEHFISKVLFVK; encoded by the coding sequence ATGAAAAGAAATATAATATTTTTTCTGCTTTTAATCCTTCCTTTTTCTGTTAATGCTCAGATTTATAAAGTACCAATAGGTACAAGTGGAAACAGTTATTTATTGTCAGTGAAAAATTGTAAATCCTATACTGTTAAAAAATTAAAAGCAGTAATTGATTTAAGTCCCGAGTGGATTGTATTTGAAAACAAACAAGTAATTGTTGATTCCATTTATGTTAAAAGCAGCAAGAATATAGAATTTATTTTTAATGTTCTTGATAATGTGCAAATCGGAGATACAGGAAAAGCAGAACTAAAAATCGTTGGGCAGTGCGGGCAAGTGCTTGCACGAAAAACATTGTTATTTATTGCTGAACCTGATGTTAAAGGATTCCGTTTATATGACACATACCCCAACCCAACAAATTCTTGTCTAAATATAAAATATTCTCTCACGGAAGCGGCACATGTGAAAATACTGGTATTTAATATTCTTGGTAAAAAAGTTACCACACTTACTGATAAAGATTATTCCTCAGGTATGTGGAAATTAATGTGGGATGGAAGGGATGAGAAGGGGAAAGTAGTTTCAACAGGTGTGTATCTGGTAAGTTATAAGTTAAGCTTTACTCATAGAAAAGAACATTTTATCTCAAAAGTTTTATTTGTAAAATAA
- a CDS encoding bifunctional folylpolyglutamate synthase/dihydrofolate synthase, with protein sequence MNQATDFLFARHATALKLGLDNIKKLCELLGSPEKKIKAIHIAGTNGKGSTAAILESVLCEAGYRTMLYTSPHLYDIRERLRLCRKKIPEQEFINLINKLKLSAEASGASFFEIMTAAAFLWSYEQKADFTILETGLGGRLDATNVVTPLVSVITQIGYDHTKTLGSDLVSIAREKAGIIKNRVPCVTGVNQPDVRKFLSDFAKEKGSEISFSQTEVSLSEIRQSDTGSFFSAKTGLRNYKKLHLNLIGEHQIKNAAAALSTVDSLVRMGFDIPEQAVFSGMKNVLWEGRIQVAGREPLLLIDAAHNTEGMRTLAESIKNLFSYEKMTLVFGVLADKNYTEMLDLIVPLASRIILTKPLSPRALDPGELTLLYKFGNTPVEIIEDIPKAWQKAVSEASRNDLVCGAGSIYFIGEILHALHNQKT encoded by the coding sequence ATGAACCAGGCCACAGATTTTCTTTTTGCCAGACATGCAACAGCATTAAAACTGGGTCTTGACAATATTAAAAAACTTTGTGAACTTCTCGGCAGTCCTGAAAAAAAAATAAAAGCAATACACATTGCAGGAACAAACGGCAAAGGTTCAACTGCTGCGATCCTGGAATCCGTTTTATGTGAAGCCGGTTACAGGACCATGCTCTATACATCTCCTCATCTTTATGATATAAGAGAAAGGCTCCGGCTCTGCAGAAAAAAAATTCCGGAACAGGAGTTCATAAACCTGATCAATAAACTTAAGCTGTCGGCAGAAGCGTCAGGCGCATCTTTTTTTGAGATTATGACAGCTGCTGCTTTTTTGTGGTCATATGAGCAAAAAGCGGATTTTACAATTCTTGAGACCGGACTGGGAGGCAGGCTGGACGCTACAAACGTAGTAACTCCCCTTGTTTCAGTTATCACGCAGATCGGATATGACCACACAAAAACTCTCGGTTCGGATTTGGTTTCAATTGCCCGGGAAAAAGCAGGCATAATTAAAAACAGAGTGCCCTGTGTTACAGGAGTAAACCAGCCTGACGTAAGAAAATTTTTATCGGATTTTGCTAAAGAAAAAGGGAGTGAAATTTCATTCTCTCAAACCGAGGTATCTTTATCTGAAATCAGGCAGTCTGATACAGGCTCTTTTTTCTCTGCAAAAACCGGCCTGAGAAATTACAAAAAACTTCACCTGAACCTTATCGGAGAGCACCAGATTAAAAATGCAGCAGCAGCATTAAGTACTGTTGACTCTCTTGTGCGTATGGGGTTTGACATTCCGGAACAAGCTGTTTTTTCAGGCATGAAAAATGTCCTGTGGGAAGGAAGAATTCAGGTGGCAGGCAGAGAGCCTCTGCTTTTAATTGATGCTGCACATAACACAGAAGGAATGAGAACCCTTGCGGAATCAATTAAAAATCTTTTTTCCTATGAAAAAATGACACTTGTTTTCGGGGTTCTTGCAGATAAAAATTATACTGAAATGCTGGATTTGATTGTGCCCCTTGCCAGCAGAATAATTCTTACAAAGCCTCTCAGCCCCCGTGCGCTTGATCCCGGAGAACTTACATTATTATACAAATTCGGGAACACTCCTGTGGAAATTATTGAAGACATCCCCAAAGCTTGGCAAAAAGCTGTCTCTGAAGCAAGCAGAAACGATCTTGTGTGCGGTGCAGGTTCAATCTACTTTATAGGCGAAATTCTGCATGCACTTCATAATCAAAAAACCTGA
- a CDS encoding DUF4832 domain-containing protein, translated as MLKIKSSWFILSLFLLVFMFSCTKKSPNESDNSVTLQEISDVLPNPFKGFAPWVGDVNPVYEVKLQEATYAWSDIEPDEGVYNWARLEKDWGNIAQTGKRVGFRISAAIPGSGHDDTPQWLIDKGVRMRPYSIDGENGLAPDWDNPDFLAAHHNFIMVLGNRYDKDPRVAWIDIGSYGFWGEWHVYLNDSLAATQATKKKILDDYFEAFPTKAKVIAFDDDFATKYVVDHCGGIRNDCLGTKDSNDWYLESLNGIDPTLNDRVWKTAIITGEFCGADWGAIQGTTERFQLNYEFIQKTHWSFIGSAGGAIEPQSDEHKKDLDKLWKKLGYRFVLRKVEHESSVEKGNNLAVHIEVENQGVAPFYFEWPLVFYLTDSSGTTALMQELDTDIRKWLPGTETFDVTVNVPEGLSSGLYDVKLAIHDPDTGSPGVMFANTGRDNKGRYLVSRLQIN; from the coding sequence ATGCTGAAGATTAAATCCTCATGGTTTATCCTGAGTTTATTTTTGTTAGTTTTTATGTTTTCTTGCACTAAAAAATCTCCCAATGAATCGGATAATTCCGTGACATTGCAGGAGATCAGTGATGTGCTGCCGAATCCGTTTAAGGGGTTTGCTCCGTGGGTGGGTGATGTAAATCCTGTGTACGAAGTAAAATTGCAGGAAGCTACTTATGCATGGAGTGATATTGAACCTGATGAGGGAGTATATAACTGGGCGCGCCTTGAAAAGGACTGGGGCAATATTGCACAAACAGGAAAGAGAGTAGGGTTCAGAATATCTGCAGCCATACCGGGCTCAGGACATGACGATACACCACAGTGGCTGATTGACAAGGGTGTGAGAATGCGACCCTATTCAATTGACGGTGAAAACGGTTTGGCACCGGATTGGGATAATCCGGACTTTCTGGCGGCTCACCACAATTTTATCATGGTACTGGGAAACCGTTACGACAAAGATCCCCGTGTTGCATGGATTGATATAGGTTCTTACGGATTCTGGGGAGAATGGCATGTTTACTTAAATGATTCTCTTGCAGCCACGCAGGCAACAAAAAAGAAAATACTGGATGACTATTTTGAGGCATTCCCCACAAAGGCAAAGGTTATAGCTTTTGATGATGATTTTGCAACTAAATACGTTGTGGACCACTGCGGCGGAATTCGTAATGACTGTCTGGGAACAAAGGATTCCAATGATTGGTATCTTGAGAGTCTGAACGGAATTGACCCCACTCTTAACGACAGAGTGTGGAAAACAGCGATAATTACCGGAGAATTCTGCGGAGCAGACTGGGGGGCAATACAGGGTACAACAGAAAGATTTCAGTTGAATTATGAATTTATACAAAAAACACACTGGTCGTTTATCGGTTCGGCAGGAGGAGCAATTGAGCCTCAGTCAGATGAGCACAAAAAAGATCTTGACAAGCTCTGGAAAAAACTTGGTTACCGCTTTGTTTTGAGAAAGGTTGAGCACGAATCAAGCGTAGAAAAAGGGAATAATCTCGCTGTTCATATTGAGGTGGAGAACCAGGGTGTTGCTCCCTTCTATTTTGAATGGCCTCTGGTTTTTTATCTTACAGATTCCAGCGGTACAACAGCGCTTATGCAGGAACTGGATACGGATATCAGAAAATGGCTGCCCGGAACAGAGACATTCGATGTAACAGTAAATGTCCCGGAAGGGTTGTCTTCCGGGCTATATGATGTGAAACTTGCAATTCACGATCCTGATACAGGTTCTCCTGGTGTTATGTTTGCAAATACAGGGAGAGATAATAAAGGAAGGTACTTAGTCAGCAGACTTCAAATTAATTAA
- a CDS encoding alpha-galactosidase, producing MLFMLLFLQIFCQKTENQAAISSSKIKVKFNSQLYSLIQAEGKNTNPLMEEYQKSEYLLLEDMAVKNFALISSGKKKFKDIIGSGKMLLLKGLAEKNGLKVEKIVKVKIYNDFPDMAVFNVTYINKSSIKLPVRGWVNNRYKIIGSKTEKIPFWSFQSGTYEDRRDWVLPLKHSFYQKNYMGMNASDYGGGTPVSDVWRKDAGLAVGHLEKTPKLVSLPVKLDSLTHIAEVSVEYKKKTVLAPGDSLSTLTTFVSVHKGDYFHTLVQFSNFMRKQGVSAPEFPETAYQPVWCAWGYERNFTVNQVLNTLPEVKKLGFKWAVLDDGWQTAEGDWYLNPEKFPRGDADMRAFVDKIHAYGLKAKLWFVPLAADPGTDLLKNHSDMLLLNKDGTKQLITWWDSYYMCPAFKPAIEYTQKLIKKILIDWDFDGLKLDGQNQNAVPPCYNPAHNHAYPEESVEKLPQFFKMIYETAVSVKPDAVVEICPCGTASSFYNMAYMNQPVSSDPVSSWQIRLKGKTYKALMGPDVPYYGDHVELSDGKDDFASTVGIGGVPGSKFVWPVGVHNNRESGDISLTPEKEKEWSKWIEIYNKNELPKGEYLGELYDIGFDIPEAHVIKKGDTLFYAFYADKWNDLLELKGLKNKTYQVYDYVNNKDYGRVSGSEGKIRAEFRKYLLLKAVPEN from the coding sequence GGCTGAAGGTAAAAATACAAATCCTTTAATGGAAGAGTATCAGAAATCAGAGTACTTACTGCTTGAAGATATGGCAGTGAAAAATTTTGCACTAATTTCATCCGGTAAAAAGAAATTTAAAGATATAATCGGCTCAGGTAAGATGCTTCTGCTTAAGGGCCTGGCTGAAAAAAATGGCCTAAAAGTGGAAAAAATAGTCAAAGTTAAAATTTACAATGATTTTCCTGACATGGCTGTTTTCAATGTTACGTATATCAATAAAAGCAGTATCAAGCTTCCGGTTAGGGGCTGGGTAAACAACCGGTATAAAATTATTGGCAGTAAAACAGAGAAAATACCTTTCTGGTCTTTTCAGAGCGGTACTTATGAGGATAGAAGAGACTGGGTTCTGCCTCTGAAACACAGTTTTTATCAGAAAAATTATATGGGAATGAATGCAAGCGATTACGGCGGAGGTACACCGGTCAGTGATGTGTGGAGAAAAGATGCTGGACTGGCAGTAGGGCATCTGGAAAAAACGCCTAAGCTTGTTTCCTTGCCTGTAAAACTGGATTCTTTAACACATATAGCAGAAGTTTCTGTTGAGTATAAAAAGAAAACAGTCCTTGCTCCGGGAGATTCTCTGAGCACATTAACGACATTTGTTTCTGTTCATAAAGGAGATTATTTCCATACTCTTGTACAATTCAGCAACTTCATGAGAAAACAGGGTGTTTCTGCTCCGGAGTTTCCTGAAACCGCTTATCAGCCTGTATGGTGTGCCTGGGGATATGAGAGGAATTTTACAGTCAATCAAGTCCTTAACACACTGCCTGAGGTTAAGAAGCTTGGTTTTAAATGGGCTGTACTTGATGACGGCTGGCAGACAGCAGAAGGTGACTGGTATTTAAATCCTGAAAAGTTTCCCAGGGGTGATGCTGACATGAGGGCTTTTGTTGATAAAATTCATGCCTATGGTCTGAAAGCAAAACTGTGGTTTGTGCCCCTCGCAGCGGATCCGGGAACTGATCTGCTTAAAAACCATTCTGATATGCTTCTTCTGAATAAGGACGGAACCAAACAGTTGATTACCTGGTGGGACAGCTATTACATGTGTCCTGCTTTTAAGCCGGCTATTGAATACACACAGAAACTTATTAAAAAGATTCTGATTGACTGGGATTTTGACGGACTTAAACTTGACGGGCAGAATCAGAATGCAGTTCCTCCGTGTTATAATCCTGCTCATAATCATGCATATCCAGAGGAGTCTGTTGAAAAACTTCCTCAATTCTTTAAAATGATTTATGAAACAGCTGTTTCTGTTAAACCTGATGCAGTTGTGGAAATTTGTCCCTGCGGTACTGCCAGTTCTTTTTACAATATGGCGTACATGAATCAGCCTGTATCTTCTGATCCTGTGAGTTCATGGCAGATCCGCCTTAAAGGAAAAACTTATAAAGCCCTCATGGGGCCTGATGTACCTTATTACGGTGATCATGTGGAATTGAGTGACGGTAAGGATGATTTTGCTTCTACTGTTGGAATAGGCGGTGTACCGGGATCAAAATTTGTGTGGCCTGTAGGCGTTCATAATAACAGAGAAAGCGGTGATATAAGTTTGACTCCGGAAAAAGAAAAAGAGTGGAGCAAGTGGATAGAAATATATAATAAAAACGAGCTTCCCAAAGGTGAATACCTCGGTGAGCTTTATGACATAGGATTTGATATACCTGAGGCACATGTTATAAAAAAGGGAGATACTTTATTTTATGCTTTTTATGCGGATAAATGGAATGACCTGCTGGAACTAAAGGGGCTGAAAAATAAAACTTATCAAGTATATGATTATGTTAACAATAAAGACTATGGCAGAGTATCCGGATCTGAGGGAAAAATTCGTGCTGAATTCAGAAAGTACCTGCTTTTAAAAGCTGTACCGGAAAATTGA